A stretch of the bacterium SCSIO 12827 genome encodes the following:
- a CDS encoding TRAP transporter small permease subunit, translating to MIKTIHAIEELSIWVGRTFGWCILILTLSVSYEVFVRYALNAPTVWAFDMMVQMYGALFLMAGPYALAQDTHVRADVVYRLLSVRWQARIDLILYFCFFFPGMLALAWYGAEIASDSWRYKEVSWNSPARIQIYFFKTLIPLAAGLFIVQGVAECMRCYLAIKSGRWLPRLKDAQETEDILLQQQAAAAKTQA from the coding sequence GTGATAAAAACTATCCATGCCATTGAAGAATTGAGCATCTGGGTCGGGCGCACCTTTGGTTGGTGCATTTTGATTTTGACCCTGTCGGTCTCTTATGAAGTATTTGTCCGTTATGCTTTGAATGCCCCGACCGTATGGGCCTTCGACATGATGGTTCAGATGTACGGCGCCTTGTTCCTGATGGCCGGGCCATATGCCCTTGCCCAGGACACTCATGTGCGGGCGGATGTGGTCTATCGCCTGCTGTCGGTCCGCTGGCAGGCGCGCATTGATTTGATTTTATACTTTTGTTTCTTTTTCCCGGGCATGCTGGCCCTGGCCTGGTACGGCGCTGAAATTGCTTCCGATTCATGGCGTTACAAGGAAGTCAGCTGGAACAGCCCGGCCCGCATCCAAATCTATTTCTTCAAGACCCTGATCCCGCTGGCCGCCGGCCTGTTCATTGTTCAGGGCGTCGCCGAATGCATGCGCTGCTATCTCGCGATCAAGTCGGGCCGTTGGCTGCCGCGTCTCAAGGACGCCCAGGAAACCGAAGACATCTTGCTGCAACAGCAGGCCGCTGCCGCCAAGACGCAGGCCTGA
- a CDS encoding DUF2189 domain-containing protein encodes MTAPSVDAAPAVPRGTRPPPPQVMRVGVNDLIDVLALGLRDFRAAPTYDIFFAGIYVLGGWLLILMLVAFDLPYLVYPLAAGFALIAPFIASGFYVISKRLEAPTPDGGAVLSWGIVLGTVKSMFSRELGWMALVTGFSLFFWMDIAALLSFGFMGFQFFGFRELIYDIFTTPSGWLFLMVGNAAGALIAFAVFSYSVISIPMLFHRDVDFITAMLTSVRFVALNPRVMAIWCATIAAMIALALLSGLIGLFLVLPVLGHATWHLYRRAVAPP; translated from the coding sequence ATGACCGCCCCCAGCGTCGACGCCGCGCCGGCCGTCCCCCGGGGAACTCGCCCGCCGCCACCGCAGGTTATGCGTGTCGGCGTCAATGACTTGATCGACGTTCTCGCCCTGGGCTTGCGGGATTTCCGGGCAGCCCCTACCTACGACATCTTTTTCGCGGGAATTTATGTGCTCGGTGGCTGGCTGCTGATTCTGATGCTGGTCGCCTTCGACCTGCCGTATCTGGTCTATCCCCTAGCGGCGGGATTTGCCCTCATCGCGCCTTTCATCGCCAGCGGCTTTTATGTAATCAGCAAGCGCCTGGAAGCCCCTACCCCGGACGGGGGTGCTGTGCTCAGCTGGGGCATCGTGCTGGGAACCGTGAAATCCATGTTCAGCCGTGAATTGGGGTGGATGGCGCTGGTCACCGGGTTTTCCCTGTTCTTCTGGATGGACATCGCCGCCCTGCTGTCCTTCGGCTTCATGGGGTTCCAGTTCTTCGGATTCCGCGAACTGATCTATGACATCTTCACCACGCCATCGGGCTGGCTGTTCCTGATGGTCGGCAATGCAGCCGGGGCGCTCATCGCCTTCGCCGTGTTTTCCTATTCGGTCATTTCCATCCCGATGCTGTTCCATCGCGATGTCGATTTCATCACGGCGATGCTGACCAGCGTCCGGTTCGTCGCCCTTAACCCACGGGTGATGGCGATCTGGTGCGCCACCATCGCCGCCATGATCGCCCTTGCCCTGCTGTCCGGATTGATCGGCCTGTTTCTGGTTCTGCCGGTGCTGGGTCACGCCACCTGGCATCTCTACCGCCGTGCGGTCGCGCCGCCCTGA
- the xerD gene encoding site-specific tyrosine recombinase XerD, producing the protein MLAAERGAARNTIESYGRDLDDFASFCARRKTAADAAGPDDVTAYMKRLSGAGMAASTQARRLSALRQFFRFLQAERIRDDDPTQAVDAPRQARSLPKYLSEEEVERLLTAARERPGADGLRTAALLEVLYATGLRVSELVGLPMAAVARDGRVLIVRGKGGKERMVPIGGPARDALGDYLAVRDGFLGKDKDARAAFLFPSRAQQGHLTRARFGQILKELAVAAGIPPKRVSPHVLRHSFASHLLAHGADLRSLQQMLGHADISTTQIYTHVLEERLKALVDQAHPLAKAPLD; encoded by the coding sequence ATGCTGGCCGCCGAAAGAGGTGCGGCCCGTAATACGATTGAATCCTACGGCCGGGATCTGGACGACTTCGCGTCGTTCTGCGCCCGGCGCAAGACGGCCGCCGACGCGGCCGGCCCGGATGACGTCACGGCCTATATGAAGCGCCTTTCGGGTGCAGGCATGGCGGCCAGTACCCAGGCCCGGCGGTTGTCGGCCCTGCGTCAATTCTTTCGCTTCCTGCAGGCGGAACGCATCCGCGACGACGATCCGACACAGGCTGTTGATGCGCCGCGTCAGGCGCGCTCACTGCCCAAATACCTGAGTGAGGAAGAGGTCGAACGCCTGCTGACCGCGGCCCGCGAACGGCCGGGTGCTGACGGCCTGCGCACGGCGGCCTTGCTGGAAGTGCTTTACGCCACGGGTCTTCGCGTGTCGGAACTGGTCGGCCTGCCCATGGCGGCGGTCGCCCGCGACGGACGGGTGCTGATCGTGCGCGGCAAGGGCGGGAAGGAACGCATGGTGCCCATCGGTGGCCCGGCGCGCGATGCCCTTGGCGATTATCTGGCCGTGCGCGACGGGTTTTTGGGCAAGGACAAGGATGCGCGGGCGGCCTTCCTGTTTCCGTCCCGTGCGCAACAGGGCCATCTGACGCGCGCCCGTTTCGGGCAGATTCTCAAGGAACTGGCGGTTGCCGCCGGCATTCCGCCGAAACGGGTATCACCGCACGTCCTGCGTCATTCCTTCGCCAGTCATCTGTTGGCCCACGGCGCCGATCTGCGGTCCCTGCAGCAGATGCTGGGTCATGCAGACATCTCGACCACGCAGATCTACACCCATGTCCTGGAAGAGCGCCTGAAGGCGCTGGTTGACCAAGCCCATCCCTTGGCCAAGGCCCCCCTGGATTAG
- a CDS encoding TRAP transporter substrate-binding protein, protein MTTTKVNRRKFLKGGAVAAGATAATLAMPNIATAAPTVLKIQAAWGGGIFLENAKSYVERVNKMAGKGLKLDLLSVNSVVKTSQMQDAVHRGVLDGAHYVPAYWYSKSKAASLFGTGPCFGWSAQEMLGWIHYGGGKALFNELMGSLGLNLVSFFNSPMPAQPLGWFKEEIKDASQMKGLKYRTVGLAANVCQEMGLSVVQLPGGEIQPAMKSGLIDAAEFNNPTSDRDFGMQDVSKHYHLASFHQSQECFEITFNKKKFDSLSKELQSILEYASEAENSNFYWNNTLRYADDLVALKEKHGVNVFRTPDAVMADQLKAWDVVIKQISDEDPFFAKVVASQKDYAKKVMGYLLLNQPDYGIAYKHYFG, encoded by the coding sequence ATGACGACCACAAAAGTGAACCGGCGTAAGTTCCTTAAAGGCGGCGCCGTTGCCGCCGGAGCGACTGCTGCTACTCTTGCCATGCCGAACATCGCGACGGCGGCCCCCACGGTTCTGAAAATTCAAGCCGCTTGGGGCGGTGGCATTTTTCTTGAAAACGCCAAAAGCTATGTCGAACGCGTCAACAAGATGGCCGGCAAGGGCCTGAAGCTCGATCTGCTGTCCGTCAACTCGGTCGTGAAGACCAGTCAGATGCAGGACGCCGTCCATCGTGGCGTTCTCGACGGCGCCCACTACGTGCCGGCTTACTGGTATTCCAAGTCGAAAGCGGCATCGCTGTTCGGCACCGGCCCCTGCTTCGGCTGGTCGGCTCAGGAAATGCTCGGCTGGATCCACTACGGTGGCGGAAAAGCTCTGTTCAATGAGTTGATGGGCAGCCTCGGCCTGAACCTGGTCAGCTTCTTCAACAGCCCAATGCCGGCCCAGCCCCTTGGCTGGTTCAAGGAAGAAATCAAAGACGCTTCCCAGATGAAGGGCCTCAAGTACCGCACCGTTGGTCTGGCGGCCAACGTCTGTCAGGAAATGGGCTTATCGGTTGTTCAGTTGCCGGGCGGCGAAATTCAGCCCGCCATGAAAAGCGGTCTGATCGACGCGGCCGAGTTCAACAACCCGACCTCGGACAGGGACTTCGGGATGCAGGACGTTTCCAAGCACTACCATCTGGCCAGTTTCCACCAGTCGCAGGAATGCTTCGAAATCACCTTCAACAAGAAGAAGTTCGATTCCCTGTCCAAGGAACTCCAGTCGATCCTGGAATATGCGTCGGAAGCGGAAAACTCCAACTTCTATTGGAACAACACGCTGCGTTACGCCGACGACTTGGTCGCGCTGAAGGAAAAGCACGGCGTCAATGTCTTCCGCACACCGGACGCCGTCATGGCCGATCAGTTGAAGGCCTGGGACGTCGTTATCAAGCAGATCTCCGACGAAGATCCGTTCTTCGCCAAGGTGGTTGCTTCGCAGAAGGACTACGCCAAGAAGGTCATGGGCTATCTGCTGCTGAACCAGCCTGACTACGGTATCGCTTACAAGCACTACTTCGGTTGA
- a CDS encoding amidase: MDLADLGASQLVGMIERGEITSTELVEACLARINAKEDAIGAWAHLDPDFARRQAAHCDELHASGAPTGPLHGIPVGIKDIFDTADLPTENGTVLSKGRLPDDDSAAVRLLRAAGAVIMGKTVTTELAVYSPGKTCNPHDPERTPGGSSSGSAAAVAAGMVPLAIGSQTNGSVIRPASFCGVVGFKPTHGRISRAGALALSRTLDHVGVFARTLEDAALISDCLIGHDPADPDTKPAAAPRLSEITRQEPPIEPRFAFVKSPVWDRAEPDAQEAFEELREFLGDQCEEVTLPDPFNGAVDNLRKIMCADLVRYLSGYVARGEDKLSDVLRAMIEEGKTVTAVDFNECVDMRVHLAGWVKSLGEEFDAILTPATCGEAPKGLDATGDPVFCSTWTYLGVPAVTIPLMQGANGMPIGVQLVSARNDDARLLRTARWLVEKVAAEG, from the coding sequence ATGGATTTGGCGGATTTGGGCGCATCCCAATTGGTTGGGATGATCGAACGGGGTGAGATCACCTCCACGGAACTGGTCGAGGCCTGCCTCGCGCGGATCAACGCGAAAGAAGACGCCATCGGCGCCTGGGCGCATCTCGACCCGGACTTCGCCCGCCGCCAGGCCGCCCATTGTGACGAACTGCATGCCAGTGGTGCGCCGACCGGCCCCCTGCACGGCATTCCCGTCGGCATCAAGGACATCTTCGATACGGCGGACCTGCCCACGGAAAACGGCACCGTCCTGTCCAAGGGCCGTCTTCCCGATGACGACAGCGCCGCCGTCCGCCTGTTGAGGGCCGCCGGTGCCGTGATCATGGGCAAGACCGTGACCACGGAACTGGCCGTCTATTCCCCCGGCAAGACCTGCAACCCGCATGATCCGGAACGCACCCCGGGCGGCTCGTCCAGCGGTTCCGCCGCCGCCGTCGCGGCAGGCATGGTGCCCTTGGCGATCGGCTCACAAACCAACGGGTCCGTCATTCGCCCGGCGTCGTTCTGCGGTGTCGTCGGCTTCAAGCCGACGCATGGACGGATTTCCCGCGCCGGTGCCCTGGCCTTGTCGCGAACCCTCGACCACGTCGGCGTGTTCGCCCGGACCCTGGAAGACGCCGCCCTGATCAGCGATTGTCTGATCGGCCACGATCCGGCTGATCCGGACACCAAGCCGGCCGCCGCCCCGCGCCTGTCGGAGATCACCCGCCAAGAGCCCCCCATCGAACCTCGCTTCGCCTTCGTCAAATCCCCGGTCTGGGACCGCGCGGAACCGGATGCCCAGGAAGCGTTCGAAGAACTGCGCGAATTCCTTGGCGATCAATGCGAAGAAGTCACCCTGCCCGATCCTTTCAATGGCGCCGTCGACAACCTGCGCAAGATCATGTGTGCCGATCTGGTGCGCTACCTGTCCGGATACGTGGCCCGCGGCGAAGATAAGCTGAGCGACGTGCTGCGCGCCATGATCGAGGAAGGCAAGACGGTCACCGCCGTCGATTTCAACGAATGCGTCGACATGCGGGTTCATCTGGCCGGCTGGGTGAAAAGCCTGGGCGAGGAATTCGACGCCATCCTGACCCCGGCAACCTGCGGCGAAGCGCCCAAGGGCCTGGATGCCACGGGCGATCCGGTGTTCTGCTCAACCTGGACATACCTGGGTGTACCGGCGGTGACCATTCCCCTGATGCAGGGGGCCAACGGCATGCCCATCGGTGTTCAGTTGGTCAGCGCGCGAAACGATGACGCGCGCCTGCTGCGCACGGCGCGCTGGCTGGTCGAAAAGGTGGCGGCGGAAGGCTGA
- a CDS encoding D-glycerate dehydrogenase: MAAKPTVLVTRKLPDAVHARLSRDYDARLNPTDKLYTKDALIEAAQDVDAIMPCHTEHFTEEVFAKLPERVKIIANFSVGYDHVDVEAAKKHGVIVTNTPEVLSDATAETTILLMLGAARRASEGERLVRSGGWKDWSPAFMVGLGVTGKRLGILGMGRVGQTVADLARAFRMEIHYHNRSRLSPDKEKGAVWHDTLDDMLPHCDFLSLHCNVTAETRGIMNAARFALLPDGAVLANAARGAVIDDDALVDALKSGKLFAAGIDAYNNEPNVDKRLIALDNTFLLPHIGSANRETRDAMGFRALDNLDAYFAGGTPGDRVA, from the coding sequence ATGGCCGCCAAACCGACCGTACTCGTCACCCGCAAACTGCCGGACGCCGTGCACGCGCGGCTGTCCCGCGATTACGACGCGCGCCTGAACCCGACGGACAAACTCTATACAAAAGACGCGCTGATCGAAGCAGCCCAGGACGTGGACGCCATCATGCCCTGCCATACCGAACACTTCACGGAAGAGGTCTTCGCCAAGCTGCCCGAGCGCGTGAAGATCATCGCCAATTTCTCCGTCGGCTATGACCATGTCGACGTCGAGGCGGCGAAGAAACACGGCGTCATCGTCACCAACACGCCCGAGGTTCTGTCCGACGCCACGGCGGAGACGACCATCCTGCTCATGCTCGGCGCGGCGCGGCGCGCCAGCGAGGGTGAGCGCCTGGTGCGCTCAGGTGGTTGGAAGGACTGGTCGCCCGCCTTCATGGTCGGCCTGGGCGTCACCGGCAAACGGCTGGGCATTCTCGGCATGGGCCGGGTCGGCCAGACGGTCGCCGATCTGGCACGCGCCTTCCGCATGGAAATCCACTACCACAACCGTTCCCGCCTCAGCCCGGACAAGGAAAAAGGGGCTGTCTGGCACGACACCCTGGACGACATGTTGCCGCATTGCGATTTCCTCTCGCTTCACTGCAACGTGACGGCGGAGACCCGTGGCATCATGAATGCCGCGCGCTTCGCCCTGCTGCCGGATGGGGCCGTCCTGGCCAACGCCGCCCGGGGGGCGGTGATCGACGACGACGCGCTGGTCGACGCCTTGAAATCGGGCAAACTGTTCGCGGCGGGGATTGATGCCTACAACAACGAACCGAATGTCGATAAGCGGTTGATCGCGCTCGACAACACATTCCTGTTGCCGCACATCGGCAGCGCCAATCGGGAAACCCGCGACGCAATGGGATTCCGCGCCCTCGATAATCTTGACGCCTATTTCGCCGGCGGCACCCCCGGCGACCGGGTCGCCTGA
- a CDS encoding TRAP transporter large permease subunit → MTNPEVAILMLSLFIVMVLLGFPVAFTLLAMGVGFGYFAYYEAGSITTFADIFNNKIFYLLNQNTYSVMENDTLVAVPLFLFMGYVVERANIVNKLFYALQMAARNLPGSMAIAALITCAVFSTASGIVGAVVTLMGLLAFPAMAKANYDKSFASGVICAGGTLGILIPPSIMLIVYAAIAELSPLRLYAAAIFPGFLLAGSYILYVIIRVMFNPSIAPKPRAEDVPPPRIVYWQLLTSFVPLTALILLVLGSILAGLATPAEAAAMGAFGGIVLAGMYRSLTWQMLKESVYLTAKATAMVCWLFVGSWTFASVFSYLGGHEIIEHFILGFNLEPWQFLILVQVIIFLLGWPLEWSEILIIFVPIFLPMLKTFDVNPYFFAMLVALNLQTSFLTPPMAMSAYYLKGVMGKAVELMEIFRGIMPYLAIVIAVMVLMYQYPGIALFLPDYFFGKYIP, encoded by the coding sequence ATGACGAACCCCGAAGTAGCGATTTTGATGTTGTCGCTTTTCATTGTGATGGTGCTGCTCGGATTTCCGGTGGCCTTCACCTTGCTCGCCATGGGCGTCGGCTTTGGTTATTTCGCCTATTACGAAGCCGGCAGCATCACGACCTTCGCCGACATCTTTAACAATAAGATCTTCTACCTTTTGAACCAGAACACCTACTCGGTGATGGAGAACGACACGCTGGTCGCCGTCCCGTTGTTCCTGTTCATGGGCTACGTGGTCGAACGCGCGAACATCGTCAACAAGCTGTTTTACGCACTGCAGATGGCGGCGCGGAACCTGCCGGGCTCCATGGCCATCGCCGCGCTGATTACCTGCGCCGTGTTCTCGACGGCCAGTGGGATCGTCGGCGCCGTCGTGACCCTGATGGGGCTGCTGGCCTTCCCAGCCATGGCCAAGGCCAATTATGACAAGAGCTTCGCATCCGGCGTGATCTGCGCCGGCGGCACACTGGGGATTTTGATCCCGCCGTCGATCATGCTGATCGTCTATGCCGCGATCGCAGAACTGTCGCCGCTACGCCTCTACGCCGCCGCGATTTTTCCCGGCTTCCTGCTCGCGGGATCCTACATTCTCTACGTCATCATCCGCGTGATGTTCAATCCATCCATCGCGCCGAAGCCGCGGGCCGAAGACGTGCCGCCCCCGCGCATCGTCTATTGGCAGCTTTTGACATCCTTCGTGCCGCTGACGGCGCTCATTCTGCTGGTTCTCGGCTCGATCCTCGCCGGCTTAGCAACACCAGCCGAAGCTGCCGCCATGGGAGCCTTCGGCGGCATCGTCCTGGCGGGCATGTATCGCTCCCTGACGTGGCAGATGCTCAAGGAATCCGTCTACCTGACCGCCAAGGCGACGGCCATGGTCTGCTGGCTGTTCGTCGGGTCCTGGACCTTCGCCTCGGTGTTCTCTTATCTGGGCGGGCACGAAATCATCGAACACTTCATCCTCGGCTTCAACCTGGAGCCCTGGCAGTTCCTGATCCTTGTCCAGGTGATCATCTTCCTGCTGGGCTGGCCCCTGGAATGGTCGGAAATCCTGATCATCTTCGTACCGATTTTCCTGCCCATGCTGAAGACCTTCGACGTCAATCCTTACTTCTTCGCCATGCTGGTTGCCCTCAACCTGCAGACGTCGTTCCTCACCCCACCCATGGCGATGTCCGCCTATTATCTAAAAGGGGTGATGGGCAAGGCCGTCGAGTTGATGGAAATTTTCAGGGGCATCATGCCGTACCTGGCCATCGTCATCGCCGTCATGGTTCTGATGTATCAGTACCCGGGGATTGCGCTGTTCCTGCCCGATTACTTCTTCGGCAAGTACATCCCGTAA
- a CDS encoding GntR family transcriptional regulator, with product MEKPKLSDLVYDRIRFDIIQGALPPGQDLTEQEFCRRYEATLATVRVALIRLVHDGLILSAPRKGYTVSRVTVRDIQEVFDFRLLIELAAAGMATEMITADDIRSLDAIARDAAKPEVNRSRPAMFEADRRFRLAVLGITGNRRAADALAPMLDWSERIISLLWAEDVIIPRLRAGIEDALAILRDGEKKKAEAQTYVYLTDLRDELLGQVMVSEPVRDMDIYQPAMEAPPRQG from the coding sequence ATGGAGAAACCCAAGCTCAGCGATCTGGTCTACGACCGCATCCGCTTCGACATCATTCAGGGCGCCCTGCCGCCGGGGCAGGACCTGACGGAACAGGAGTTCTGCCGGCGTTACGAGGCAACGCTGGCCACCGTGCGGGTCGCCCTGATCCGCCTGGTCCACGACGGCCTGATCCTGTCCGCCCCACGCAAGGGTTATACGGTGTCCCGCGTCACCGTCCGCGACATCCAGGAAGTGTTCGATTTCCGCTTGCTGATCGAACTGGCCGCCGCCGGCATGGCGACGGAGATGATCACCGCCGACGACATCCGGTCGCTGGATGCCATTGCCCGCGACGCCGCCAAGCCGGAGGTTAACCGCTCCCGCCCCGCCATGTTCGAAGCCGACCGGCGGTTTCGTCTGGCGGTGCTCGGCATCACCGGCAACCGGCGCGCGGCGGATGCACTCGCCCCCATGCTTGACTGGTCGGAACGCATCATCTCGTTGCTGTGGGCAGAAGACGTCATCATTCCGCGCCTGCGTGCCGGGATCGAGGATGCCCTGGCGATCCTACGCGACGGTGAAAAGAAAAAGGCCGAAGCCCAGACCTACGTTTATCTGACCGACCTGCGCGACGAGCTTCTGGGCCAGGTCATGGTGTCCGAACCCGTGCGCGACATGGACATCTACCAGCCGGCAATGGAGGCTCCCCCTCGACAAGGCTAG